Genomic window ([Empedobacter] haloabium):
CGATACACAACGCTTCATCGATGAAAGCCACGGCGCGCGGCCGTTCCAGCCCGTTGACGGGGTTGAGCGGGATGACGGGAAAGCCGGTCACGGCCGACAGCCGGCGAATGCCTTCGGCGCCGCCGGGCGGGCACTGGTTGATCGGTGCCGCGCCCGCCGCGATGGCTTCGGCATACGGCCGGCAGCCGGCATAGCCGCACTTGGTGCACTGGGTCTGCGGCAGCACGTCCTCAATGCGGTCGGCGAAGGTGGTCGGTTCGGTCACTGGTGTACGTAGCAAAAACAAGACAGACCGACATTATCCCCCATCCGCGCCGGACGCGACCACCATGCGGCGCCCGGCTAAGCGGCGGTAGGAGATTGCCGACCCGCACACGGCTGGGGGTGCCTGGCATTTGGGCAGCCATTGTGGGAGCATATTGCATGGACGAAGCCAGGCAACAATTGCATGGAAGAGCAGGGTGGCGATACGCCGTCGCCATGGCTGTGCTGTGTGCCACGCCGCTCGCATGGGGGCAGTCGCAGACAATCCGCGTGGCCGGGGAGGCATGGGCGCCGTACCTGACCCCCGCGTTGCCGGAGGATGGCCTGACGGGCGCGATGATGCGCGCCGTGCTGGGCCGGCTGGGCTACAACGCCACTGTCGATTATTATCCATGGCGCCGCGCCATGGAGATCGGCCTGCGCGATCCGCGTTATGCCGGATTCCTGCCGGTGCTGCGCACGCCCGAGCGCGAGAAGCTGTGCCATTTCTCGACGCCGCTGGCGCGCACCAGCTACGTGCTGGTATTCCTGAAGGACCGTCCGGTGCGGGCCGACAGCCTGGCCGACCTGCGCGAGCTGCGCGTCGGCACCGTCTCCGGTTATTCGTACAGCGAGCAGTTCGACACGATGGCGGCGCAGCGCCAGATCGAGGTCGAGGAAGCCGTCAACGACGAGACCAACCTGCGCAAGCTGCTGGCGCGGCGCTTCCCGTTGACGATCATCGACCGCCAGGTGCTGCGCTACCTGCTGGCCACGCAGCGCTTCACTCCGGCCGACCGGGAGCGCATCGCCACCAGCGATGGCTTGTTCCGCGACCGCACGATGCACTTGTGCTTCCGCCGCACGGCCGTGGGGCAGATGCAGCAGCAGGCGTTCGACAACGCGGCGCGTGAGCTGGATCTGCCGAAGCTGGAGAAGGAGTACTGGCGGCGGATCGGCTACGACGGGTAGCCAGGAGAAGAGACCCAGGGTGACAGGCACCGCGGGTTCGCGGTCGCTCCGGGAAGACCCATGGTGTCAGGCACCTGTCTGCGGGTCAGAGACCCGCAGACAGGTGCCTGACACCGTAGGGCTACGGACAGGTGCCCGACACCGCAGGGTTATGCGTGCTGGCGGATGAATTCCGTGATCTTCGGGCAGACGATCTCGCGCCAGCGGCGGCCCGAGAAGATGCCGTAGTGGCCGGCCTGCGGCACCACGAAGTCTTCCTGCTTGTCGGCCGGGATGCCGGTGCACAGCTCGTGCGCCGCTTGCGTCTGGCCGGCGCCGGAGATGTCGTCCAGCTCACCTTCGATCGTCAGCAGCGCGACGTTGGTGATGTCCTGCGGGCGCACCAGCTGGCCGCCCACTTCCCACGTGCCCTTCGGCAGGCTGAAGTCCTGGAACACGGTCTTGATGGTGTCGAGGTAGTACTCGGCCGGCATGTCCAGCACGGCGTTGTACTCGTCGTAGAACTTGCGGTGGCTTTCCGCCGGCTCGTCGTCGCCGCGCACCAGGTGCATGTAGAACTCGCGGTGCGACTGGGCGTGGCGACCCGGGTTCATGGCGATGAAGCCGGCATGCTGCAGGAAGCCCGGGTAGACCTTGCGGCCGAAGCCCGGATAGTTCGGCGGCACCGGATAGATCACCGTGTTCTCGAACCAGGAGAACGGCTTTTCGGTGGCCAGGTTGTTGACGGCCGTGGGCGACTTGCGCGGGTCGATCGGACCGCCCATCATCGTCATCGTCTTCGGCAGTTTCGGATCCTTGTTGGTCGCCATCAGCGAGATCGCGGCCAGCACCGGCACGGTCGGCTGGCAGACCGAGATCACGTGCACGTCCGGGCCCAGGTGGCGGATGAAGTCCTGCACGTAGTAGATGTAGTCGTCCAGGTGGAACGCACCTTCGGACAGCGGCACCATGCGCGCATCGGTCCAGTCGGTGATGTAGACGTCGTGTTCCGGCAACAGGCCGCGCACGGTGTCGCGCAGCAGCGTGGAATGGTGGCCGGACAGCGGCGCCACCAGCAGCACGACCGGCTGTGCCAGTTCCACGGCTTCGGCCGTGGAGACGTCCTTGCGGAAGTGGATCAGGCGGCAGAACGGCTTGGTGACCGTGGCATGCTCGAGGATGCCGACGGGCTTGCCGTTGACGGTCGTCGTGTCGATGCCGAACGCCGGTTTTTCGTAGTCTTTGCCCAGGCGATACAGCAACTCGTAGCCGGCCGCGATCCGTTGCGAGAACGGCGTGTGCGCGAAGGGCGAAACGGGGTTGCTGAACAATTTGGACGACGCTTCCGCCCACTGCATCAGCGGGTTCAGGAAGGTGCGTTGCATTTCATGAAGTTGGTAAAGCATAGGGAATCCTGGGTCGTGAAGCGCCGCAAAAAAGGCTGCGGGCGGGAAATCATGAGCCCATTATAGGCCGTTTTTTCTTGACGTAAAGCATTTTGCGATGCAAAAAAGTCGGCTTGAAACCCGCTTGTTTACGTCGTTTTTAAAACGATAAACGTGCCCCGGAAACAAAAAAAGCAGCGTTTCCGCTGCTTTTGTGTAGGACAGGTCCGAGCAAAAAGTCGGATCAGTCGAACACCGGCGACTCGACGCCCAGCACCTTGTGCAGCTTGGGCGACGTCGTGGTGTATTGCATGTGGATCTTCTTGTCCGGGAAGATGTACGGCGCAGCGCCGAACGCGGCCAGCGCGGCTTCGTGGAAGCCCGACAGGATCAGCTTCTTCTTGCCCGGGTAGGTGTTGATGTCGCCCACGGCGAAGATGCCCGGCACGTTCGTCTCGAACTTCTCGGTGCTGACGACTTTCAGCTGCTTGCGCTCGATGTCCAGGCCCCACTCGGCGATCGGGCCCAGCTTCGGCGACAGGCCGTAGAACACCAGCAGCATGTCCAGCGGCACGCGGCGGGTCACGCCGTCGGCGCCCGTCACGCGCAGTTCGGACAGCTTGCCGTCCTTTTCCTCGATGCCCGAGACCTGGCCGATGATCAGCTGCATCTCGTATTCTTCGCACAGCTGCTTCATCTTCGCCACGGAAGCCGGCGCGGCGCGGAAGTCCTCGCGGCGGTGCAGCAGCACGACCGACTCGGCCTTGCCGACGAAGTTCAGCGCCCAGTCCAGCGCCGAGTCGCCGCCGCCGCAGATGACCAGGTTCTTGCCTTCGAACTGGGCCGGGTCCTTGACGCGGTAGAACAGCTGCGAGCCTTCATAGGCCTCGATACCGTCGACCTTCATCGTGCGCGGCTGGAACGAACCGACGCCGGCGGCGATGAAGATGGTCTTGGTGATGAACTTGGTGCCCAGGCTGGTTTCGACGTCGAAACGGCCGTCTTCGCGCTTGTGCACGACGGTGACTTCCTGGCCCAGGTGGAAGGTGGGGCCGAACGGTTCGATCTGCTTGAGCAGGCCGTCCGTCAGTTCCTGGCCCGTGCAGGACGGGATCGCGGGAATATCGTAGATCGGCTTGTCCGGATACAGTTCCACGCACTGGCCGCCGACGGCCGCCAGGGAGTCGATGACGTGGGCCTTGATTTCCAGCAGGCCCAGTTCGAAGACCTGGAACAGGCCGACCGGGCCGGCGCCGATGATGACGGCATCGGTTTCGTAATTGCCACCGGGAGGGGTGCTGACGATATTCATAGCGATTTTCTATCCTGTGATTGCAAAGGGAACGTCGATCTCTGCCTGCCGACCGCGACATGCAAGACGGCGTACCGGGGCCGTGCGGTGGCGCGAACCGCGTGCGCCACCTGTCACGGCAGGTGGATCAGCGCACCAGCAGGTGCGTTTTTTCCTTGACGTCCTTGAACTGCTCGGCTTCCGGCAGGGCTGGCTTGGTCTTCGTGATCGAAGGCCAGTTGCGGGACAGGTCCGCGTTGATCTTGATGAATTGCTGCTGGTCCGACGGCACGTCTTCTTCGGCGAAGATGGCGTTGACCGGGCATTCGGCCACGCAGACGGCGCAGTCGATGCACTCGTCCGGGTCGATTGCCAGGAAATTCGGGCCTTCACGGAAACAATCTACCGGGCAAACATCGACGCAGTCCGTGTAACGGCAGCTGATGCAAGATTCGGTGACAACGTGGGTCATAGCGGTCCTATTTATGTTGGTGCGCTGGAATGCGGAGTTGACAACGTGCGGGGCGCCGCCGCGTGTCCGGGGCCGTGGATTGTGCCTGCGGCGATGGCGATCGGCGTCCCCTCCAGCAAAAGCACTGTATTTTAGGGCAATTCGCTCTTTCTCACAATTCAGGCTTAGACACAATACAAATAAGCAAATGCGCGCAGCGGCCGCACGGTCGCCGCGCGCGGGTGCACCCGCTCAGGCCGCCAGGATGCGCGCCAGCAGCCGCTCCCAGGGCGCACTGGCCGGGCTGCCGTCCTGGGTAAACGTGACGCTGTGGCGCCGGCCGTCCGCCTCGACCGTGATGGTCCAGCGCAGCAGGTCGGCGCCGCTCGCCTCGCTTCGCGGCGCCGGTCCGGCCTGGAAGAAGCCGCTGGACGCCAGCGCCGCCTCCAGCAGCGGTCCATCCGGGCTGACGGTCGTGTCCACTGCGTGGCGCTGGGGCAGGCCGGCGAAGCCGCCGCTGCTGGTGGCGACGATCTTCACGGTGCCTCCCGGCCGACGCCGTAATCCGCCGCCGCCAGCTCCTCGCTGCTGGCCGGTTCGAGCGCGCCGCGCGCCAGGTAGCCGTGGCACCAGCGCGCCAGCGCCTGGCGCTCCTGTTCCAGCAGATCGGCATGGTCGCGGTATTCCGGATGATTCATCGTGCCGCAGCAGGCGCGCCGGTCCTGCACGGCGCCCGGGGCGTCGACGACGGCCGCGGCCAGCTCGGCCGGTGCATCCTGGGCGCCGAGCACCACCTCGCGCAGCGTGAAGCGGTTGCGAATGAAGCCGGCATAGTCGGCTGGCCGGCCGTCGGCCTGCGCCAGTTTGAGCATCGCGTTCGCGACGTCGGCATACGTCGCGTTGCGCTCCGGCGCCGCGATCAGCGCGCGCAAGGTCAGGCCGCACAGGTAGGCGCCGACCCGGTGCAGCACGGCGGCATCGTCCTCCAGCCCGGGGCGGCGCTCGAATGCGAAGATGTCGGCCAGGATGTCGTAGACCGCGCCGGTAAAGACCTGCGAGATGGCATGCACCTCGGTGCCGGTCTGCGACAAGGTCAGGTCGTTGTCGGCGTTGCGCAGGCCGTTCGGGCGGCCCAGCGCCAGGCCGAACTGCTCGGCCATGTCGGCCAGGAAGGTCTTGTCGTGCAGGTCGGCGCGGGTCTGGGCGATGATGGCTTCCACCTGGTCCATCTGCGCCAGCGCCAGGAAGATGGCCGTCAGGTCGCCGAAGGCTTCGTGCAGGCCGCCCGTCTGCGGCGGTGCGGAGGACAGGATCCAGCGCGGTTTCAGGCCGTCGAGCACCGCGTGGCCCGTCTCGTGCGCAACGATGTCGAACGAGCGGCAGGTATGGATGCGGGCGGCGGCCGCCTCGTTCGTCTGCACGAAGTCGCCGAACTTCAGGGCCCGCTCGTTGCGGCTGTAATAGGCGTTCATCACGTTCGGCAGCCCGTGCGGGTAGACCTGCAGCGGATCGGTATTGCTGCCGCTGTTCCAGGCCCATGGCACCGGGCCGCCGTCATGCGCGGCCAGCACGCGCTGGAACATCGTCAGGGTCTGGCGCACGACGGCGAAGGTGTGTACGGCGTCGAACTGGTCGGTGTCCGGCGGCACGATGAAGTCGCCGAACGCGTTCGGCGCCACCGGTGCGATGCCGGGCTGGCCGGAGGCGATGCGGGCGTCGCGCGGGCCTTCCAGCAGCACGCCGGGCAGGAAGGCCTTGCGCGTGCCCATTTCCGTCACGGACGGGTCCTGCTTCCACATCAGCACGCGCGCGCCGGACGGCGGGGTGGCGGCCTTCGGACGCGGCCGGCCGGGCTGCTGCGCCAGCCCGACGATCTTGCGATGCATGCGGTACGCGGCGGACGGCGTCGGGACGAACCCGACCGGCAGCGTGGGCGCCCGGGCGGGCAGCGCCGCGACGGGGACGATGACTTTTTGTTCCATGATGTTCTCCTCGGCCGGCGCAGGCGCGCCGCGGTTCATGGTCGCGCCGAGCGCAGACAGAATGTTTGATGCGGCACAAGCTTTGGCGCTTGCATTGCCGTCGTACAATGCACTCAACCAATAACGGAGACCCTCGTGAGCCCCAGCACCATCGATATCGCCGGCGCCATCCTGTTCGCCATCGCCATCCTGCACACCTTCAGCGCCAAGGCGTTCGAGCGCGTGGCGCAGCGCTTTCCTGCCCACGCCGGCATCTGGCACCTGCTGGGCGAGGTGGAGGTGGTGTTCGGCTTCTGGGCGCTGGTACTGGTGATGTTCATCGGCGCGACGGCGGGGCGGGGCGACGCCATCGCCTACCTGGACAGCCGCAATTTCACGGAGCCGCTGTTCGTGTTCGTCATCATGGTGATCGCCGCCACGCGGCCCATCCTGCAGACCACCAAGGCCGCCGTCGGCCTGGCCGCACGCGCGCTGCCGCTGCCGGGCAGCATGGCGTTCGTGCTGCTGGTGCTGACCGTGGTGCCGCTGTTGGGCTCGTTCATCACCGAGCCGGCCGCGATGACCCTGGGCGCGTTGATCCTGGCCGAGCGGCTGTACGCGGGCGGCATCTCGGAACGGCTGAAGTACGCCATCCTGGGGGTGTTGTTCGTCAACGTCTCGATCGGCGGCACCCTGACCCCGTACGCCGCGCCGCCGGTGCTGATGGTCGCGGCCAAATGGCAGTGGGACCTGCCGTTCATGCTGGCCCACATCGGCTGGAAGGCCGCGCTGGCGGTGCTCGTCAACGCGCTCGGCGTGACGCTGCTGTTCGCGCGCGAGCTGAAGGCGCACCGGCCAGCGGCGGCGGCGATACAGGAGCGCGTGCCGCTGCCGCTGGTGCTGGCGCACGTGGCCTTCCTGGCCGGCGTCGTCGTGTTCTCGCACCATCCGGCCGTGTTCCTCGGCCTGTTCCTGTTCTTCCTGGGCGTGGCACAGGCTTACGAGCGTTTCCAGGACCGCCTTATCCTGCGCGAGGGTTTATTGGTGGCGTTCTTCCTGGCCGGCCTTGTCGTGCTGGGCGGCAAGCAGCAGTGGTGGCTGCAACAGGTTTTGATGAGCATGAGCAGCGACGCCGTCTACTACGGCGCGACCGCGCTGACGGCCATCACGGACAACGCCGCGCTGACCTATCTCGGCTCGCTGGTAGAAGGCCTGAGTGACGAATTCAAGTACGCGCTGGTGACGGGCGCGGTGACGGGCGGCGGCCTGACGGTCATCGCCAACGCGCCCAATCCGGCCGGCATGGCCATCCTGAAAGGCCATTTCGAGCTGGAGACGGTATCGGCGCTGGGCCTGTTCCTGGCGGCGCTGGCGCCCACGGCCGTGGCGATCGCCGCGTTCCGCTTATTGTAGGGCTGTGGCATCATTGCGCCTTTTACCCATCACAGCATGATCAATATCATTCAGGAACATAATCTGACGCCGGACGCGGCCCGCGCCGCGGCGGAACAGGTGGCGCAGAAGCTGGCCAAGGAGTTCGACCTCGTCTGCAACTGGCACGGCGACGTGCTGCGCTTCGAGCGCAGCGGGGTGGAAGGGGCGCTGACCCTGCTGCCGCAACAGGCGCAGATGCAGATCAAGCTGGGCATGCTGTACGGCGCGTTCGCGCCGGCCATCCAGAGCAAGGTGGCGGAAAAGATGCGGAAGGTGTTTGCGGCCGCGTGATGCGGCGGTGACGTAACCCAATGGTGTCAGGCACCTATCTGCGGGTCTTCGACCCGCAGATAGGTGCCTGACACCGGGAGTTTGGGGTTTATCAGCCCTTCAGTTCCTCGATCAAGTCGATGTACTGCTGCTGCGCATCCTCCTGCGACGTGCCCTTCAGGCCAGCCCAGGCGTCGTACTTGGCGCGGTTGACGAAGTCGGTCATGCCCGGGCGCTCGCCCGTCACGTCGCCGGCCGAACCCTGCTTGTACAGCGCGTAGATCTTCAGCAGGGTCATGTTGTCCGGGCGTTCCGGCAGGTTCTTCGAATCGGCCATGGCCTGGTCGAATTGTGCTTGCAGACTCATTGTGGTCCTCTTTTGGTTGGCGATGCGCCATCATACAAAATCCGCACGGGCGTGCTGTAGAGGACTTGTTCCAAAGTGGAAACCAGAAACGCAAAGGGGACAGGCACCTGTCCCGAGGCGTTACCG
Coding sequences:
- a CDS encoding ferredoxin family protein gives rise to the protein MTHVVTESCISCRYTDCVDVCPVDCFREGPNFLAIDPDECIDCAVCVAECPVNAIFAEEDVPSDQQQFIKINADLSRNWPSITKTKPALPEAEQFKDVKEKTHLLVR
- a CDS encoding putative Na+/H+ antiporter is translated as MSPSTIDIAGAILFAIAILHTFSAKAFERVAQRFPAHAGIWHLLGEVEVVFGFWALVLVMFIGATAGRGDAIAYLDSRNFTEPLFVFVIMVIAATRPILQTTKAAVGLAARALPLPGSMAFVLLVLTVVPLLGSFITEPAAMTLGALILAERLYAGGISERLKYAILGVLFVNVSIGGTLTPYAAPPVLMVAAKWQWDLPFMLAHIGWKAALAVLVNALGVTLLFARELKAHRPAAAAIQERVPLPLVLAHVAFLAGVVVFSHHPAVFLGLFLFFLGVAQAYERFQDRLILREGLLVAFFLAGLVVLGGKQQWWLQQVLMSMSSDAVYYGATALTAITDNAALTYLGSLVEGLSDEFKYALVTGAVTGGGLTVIANAPNPAGMAILKGHFELETVSALGLFLAALAPTAVAIAAFRLL
- the phaZ gene encoding polyhydroxyalkanoate depolymerase yields the protein MLYQLHEMQRTFLNPLMQWAEASSKLFSNPVSPFAHTPFSQRIAAGYELLYRLGKDYEKPAFGIDTTTVNGKPVGILEHATVTKPFCRLIHFRKDVSTAEAVELAQPVVLLVAPLSGHHSTLLRDTVRGLLPEHDVYITDWTDARMVPLSEGAFHLDDYIYYVQDFIRHLGPDVHVISVCQPTVPVLAAISLMATNKDPKLPKTMTMMGGPIDPRKSPTAVNNLATEKPFSWFENTVIYPVPPNYPGFGRKVYPGFLQHAGFIAMNPGRHAQSHREFYMHLVRGDDEPAESHRKFYDEYNAVLDMPAEYYLDTIKTVFQDFSLPKGTWEVGGQLVRPQDITNVALLTIEGELDDISGAGQTQAAHELCTGIPADKQEDFVVPQAGHYGIFSGRRWREIVCPKITEFIRQHA
- a CDS encoding protealysin inhibitor emfourin; this encodes MKIVATSSGGFAGLPQRHAVDTTVSPDGPLLEAALASSGFFQAGPAPRSEASGADLLRWTITVEADGRRHSVTFTQDGSPASAPWERLLARILAA
- a CDS encoding polyhydroxyalkanoic acid system family protein, with protein sequence MINIIQEHNLTPDAARAAAEQVAQKLAKEFDLVCNWHGDVLRFERSGVEGALTLLPQQAQMQIKLGMLYGAFAPAIQSKVAEKMRKVFAAA
- a CDS encoding transporter substrate-binding domain-containing protein; amino-acid sequence: MAVLCATPLAWGQSQTIRVAGEAWAPYLTPALPEDGLTGAMMRAVLGRLGYNATVDYYPWRRAMEIGLRDPRYAGFLPVLRTPEREKLCHFSTPLARTSYVLVFLKDRPVRADSLADLRELRVGTVSGYSYSEQFDTMAAQRQIEVEEAVNDETNLRKLLARRFPLTIIDRQVLRYLLATQRFTPADRERIATSDGLFRDRTMHLCFRRTAVGQMQQQAFDNAARELDLPKLEKEYWRRIGYDG
- a CDS encoding acyl-CoA-binding protein; this translates as MSLQAQFDQAMADSKNLPERPDNMTLLKIYALYKQGSAGDVTGERPGMTDFVNRAKYDAWAGLKGTSQEDAQQQYIDLIEELKG
- a CDS encoding NAD(P)/FAD-dependent oxidoreductase, translating into MNIVSTPPGGNYETDAVIIGAGPVGLFQVFELGLLEIKAHVIDSLAAVGGQCVELYPDKPIYDIPAIPSCTGQELTDGLLKQIEPFGPTFHLGQEVTVVHKREDGRFDVETSLGTKFITKTIFIAAGVGSFQPRTMKVDGIEAYEGSQLFYRVKDPAQFEGKNLVICGGGDSALDWALNFVGKAESVVLLHRREDFRAAPASVAKMKQLCEEYEMQLIIGQVSGIEEKDGKLSELRVTGADGVTRRVPLDMLLVFYGLSPKLGPIAEWGLDIERKQLKVVSTEKFETNVPGIFAVGDINTYPGKKKLILSGFHEAALAAFGAAPYIFPDKKIHMQYTTTSPKLHKVLGVESPVFD